The Miscanthus floridulus cultivar M001 chromosome 17, ASM1932011v1, whole genome shotgun sequence genome has a window encoding:
- the LOC136516253 gene encoding probable NOT transcription complex subunit VIP2 isoform X3 — MSGPLNSNITGATSNLRDSTGRPFTSSFSSQSGSLPGFHHSGSHNIHGNLNLANISGSLAPRNNSMAGIPSPGVQQPGGGISSGRFPSNNLQASMSQIPHGHSGISNRGASPVLGNLGPRITNSGNIMGGSNIARSISSGGLSMPGIASRMNLSGNSVSGAINIQGSNRMGSILQQASPQFMNLLGSSYPTPGGSLSQNQVQSGSSSLGSSGMLYDGSSGDNAPFDINDFPQLTGRPNSAGGGQGQYGSLRKHGVSVNAIVQQNQEFSIQNEDFPALPGNKGSSSDYPMDIHHKDHLHENVNIMQAQHYPMARPSGFNLGSSYPPRQHQQSANSVQNAGLETIGLRPSNSPSPSTNSGVYEQFMQKYHQPQTQNSLRLQASSGPQQYKDQSQKSVQGTQAVPDPYSLLGLLSLIRMKEPGPTALALGIDLTSLGLNLNSQDNLYKTFGSPWSNEPAIGEPDYQIPACFSAEPPPALQPLHFQKFHPLTLFYIFYSMPKDVAQLYAANELYNKGWFYHKDYRVWLTRAPNSASLVKTPLHERGSYICFDPSIWDTVHKDNFVLHYEAVEKRPVLPSAGQNIRREL; from the exons ATGTCAGGACCGCTGAAT TCAAACATTACTGGGGCTACCTCGAACCTTAGAGATTCAACAGGAAGGCCATTTACATCATCCTTTTCCAGTCAATCTGGATCACTTCCGGGTTTTCATCACTCAG GCTCACACAACATTCATGGAAATCTTAATCTTGCAAATATCTCTGGATCATTAGCACCAAGAAATAATTCAATGGCGGGCATTCCGTCTCCAGGGGTTCAACAACCCGGTGGTGGTATTTCCAGTGGCCGGTTCCCTTCAAATAATCTTCAAGCTTCCATGTCTCAG ATTCCTCATGGGCATTCTGGGATCAGCAACAGAGGAG CTTCTCCAGTCTTAGGGAATTTAGGTCCACGAATAACAAATTCTGGGAATATTATGGGTGGGAGCAATATTGCGAGAAGTATAAGCTCTGGAGGACTTTCTATGCCTGGTATTGCATCTCGCATGAATTTAAGTGGTAACTCTGTAAGTGGGGCTATCAACATTCAAGGATCCAACCGTATGGGTAGTATACTTCAACAAG CATCCCCACAGTTTATGAACTTGCTTGGAAGTTCTTACCCAACACCTGGAGGGTCACTATCTCAGAATCAAGTACAGTCAGGAAGCAGTTCTTTAGGATCTTCTGGAATGCTATATGATGGAAGCTCAGGTGACAATGCTCCATTTGACATTAATGACTTCCCTCAGTTAACTGGACGGCCTAATTCGGCTGGAGGTGGTCAAGGACAATATG GATCACTGAGAAAGCATGGAGTAAGTGTCAATGCcattgtgcaacaaaatcaggAATTCAGCATTCAGAACGAAGATTTTCCAGCTTTACCAGGAAATAAAG GTAGTTCCTCAGATTATCCTATGGATATCCATCACAAGGACCACCTTCATGAGAATGTAAATATTATGCAAGCACAACATTATCCT ATGGCTAGACCATCTGGCTTTAACTTGGGAAGCAGCTATCCTCCCCGTCAACATCAGCAGAGTGCTAATTCA GTTCAAAATGCTGGGCTGGAAACTATTGGACTAAGACCATCAAATTCTCCAAGTCCGTCAACTAATTCGGGGGTTTATGAGCAATTCATGCAGAAGTACCATCAACCACAGACTCAAAATTCACTTAGGTTGCAGGCATCTTCAGGTCCTCAACAGTACAAGGATCAGAGCCAAAAATCCGTTCAGGGAACACAGGCTGTGCCAGATCCATATAGCTTACTTGGATTGTTGAGTTTAATAAGAATGAAAGAGCCTGGACCAACAGCTCTTGCTTTGGGGATTGATTTGACATCGTTGGGGTTGAATTTGAACTCCCAAGATAATCTTTACAAGACATTTGGCTCTCCGTGGTCAAATGAGCCAGCTATAGGAGAACCTGATTATCAGATCCCTGCTTGTTTCTCTGCAGAGCCACCACCAGCACTGCAA CCATTACATTTTCAAAAGTTTCACCCCTTGACACTATTCTACATCTTTTACAG CATGCCTAAGGATGTCGCTCAGTTATATGCTGCTAATGAACT ATACAATAAAGGGTGGTTTTACCACAAAGACTACCGTGTCTGGCTCACAAGAGCTCCTAATTCCGCATCTCTTGTGAAAACTCCACTTCATGAACGAGGGTCCTACATTTGTTTTGATCCAAGCATCTGGGATACTGTCCATAAG GACAACTTTGTTCTCCATTACGAAGCAGTGGAGAAGAGACCTGTCCTTCCTTCTGCTGGCCAAAATATTAGGCGAGAATTATAA
- the LOC136516253 gene encoding probable NOT transcription complex subunit VIP2 isoform X2, with the protein MSGPLNSNITGATSNLRDSTGRPFTSSFSSQSGSLPGFHHSGSHNIHGNLNLANISGSLAPRNNSMAGIPSPGVQQPGGGISSGRFPSNNLQASMSQIPHGHSGISNRGGMNVGGNPGFSSSMNAIGGSIQGLSSNLANVGNRNSAPGLAASPVLGNLGPRITNSGNIMGGSNIARSISSGGLSMPGIASRMNLSGNSVSGAINIQGSNRMGSILQQASPQFMNLLGSSYPTPGGSLSQNQVQSGSSSLGSSGMLYDGSSGDNAPFDINDFPQLTGRPNSAGGGQGQYGSLRKHGVSVNAIVQQNQEFSIQNEDFPALPGNKGSSSDYPMDIHHKDHLHENMARPSGFNLGSSYPPRQHQQSANSVQNAGLETIGLRPSNSPSPSTNSGVYEQFMQKYHQPQTQNSLRLQASSGPQQYKDQSQKSVQGTQAVPDPYSLLGLLSLIRMKEPGPTALALGIDLTSLGLNLNSQDNLYKTFGSPWSNEPAIGEPDYQIPACFSAEPPPALQPLHFQKFHPLTLFYIFYSMPKDVAQLYAANELYNKGWFYHKDYRVWLTRAPNSASLVKTPLHERGSYICFDPSIWDTVHKDNFVLHYEAVEKRPVLPSAGQNIRREL; encoded by the exons ATGTCAGGACCGCTGAAT TCAAACATTACTGGGGCTACCTCGAACCTTAGAGATTCAACAGGAAGGCCATTTACATCATCCTTTTCCAGTCAATCTGGATCACTTCCGGGTTTTCATCACTCAG GCTCACACAACATTCATGGAAATCTTAATCTTGCAAATATCTCTGGATCATTAGCACCAAGAAATAATTCAATGGCGGGCATTCCGTCTCCAGGGGTTCAACAACCCGGTGGTGGTATTTCCAGTGGCCGGTTCCCTTCAAATAATCTTCAAGCTTCCATGTCTCAG ATTCCTCATGGGCATTCTGGGATCAGCAACAGAGGAGGTATGAATGTTGGGGGGAATCCTGGATTTAGTAGTAGCATGAATGCTATTGGTGGTTCAATACAAGGTTTATCCTCAAACTTGGCTAATGTGGGTAACCGCAATTCTGCTCCTGGGTTGGCAGCTTCTCCAGTCTTAGGGAATTTAGGTCCACGAATAACAAATTCTGGGAATATTATGGGTGGGAGCAATATTGCGAGAAGTATAAGCTCTGGAGGACTTTCTATGCCTGGTATTGCATCTCGCATGAATTTAAGTGGTAACTCTGTAAGTGGGGCTATCAACATTCAAGGATCCAACCGTATGGGTAGTATACTTCAACAAG CATCCCCACAGTTTATGAACTTGCTTGGAAGTTCTTACCCAACACCTGGAGGGTCACTATCTCAGAATCAAGTACAGTCAGGAAGCAGTTCTTTAGGATCTTCTGGAATGCTATATGATGGAAGCTCAGGTGACAATGCTCCATTTGACATTAATGACTTCCCTCAGTTAACTGGACGGCCTAATTCGGCTGGAGGTGGTCAAGGACAATATG GATCACTGAGAAAGCATGGAGTAAGTGTCAATGCcattgtgcaacaaaatcaggAATTCAGCATTCAGAACGAAGATTTTCCAGCTTTACCAGGAAATAAAG GTAGTTCCTCAGATTATCCTATGGATATCCATCACAAGGACCACCTTCATGAGAAT ATGGCTAGACCATCTGGCTTTAACTTGGGAAGCAGCTATCCTCCCCGTCAACATCAGCAGAGTGCTAATTCA GTTCAAAATGCTGGGCTGGAAACTATTGGACTAAGACCATCAAATTCTCCAAGTCCGTCAACTAATTCGGGGGTTTATGAGCAATTCATGCAGAAGTACCATCAACCACAGACTCAAAATTCACTTAGGTTGCAGGCATCTTCAGGTCCTCAACAGTACAAGGATCAGAGCCAAAAATCCGTTCAGGGAACACAGGCTGTGCCAGATCCATATAGCTTACTTGGATTGTTGAGTTTAATAAGAATGAAAGAGCCTGGACCAACAGCTCTTGCTTTGGGGATTGATTTGACATCGTTGGGGTTGAATTTGAACTCCCAAGATAATCTTTACAAGACATTTGGCTCTCCGTGGTCAAATGAGCCAGCTATAGGAGAACCTGATTATCAGATCCCTGCTTGTTTCTCTGCAGAGCCACCACCAGCACTGCAA CCATTACATTTTCAAAAGTTTCACCCCTTGACACTATTCTACATCTTTTACAG CATGCCTAAGGATGTCGCTCAGTTATATGCTGCTAATGAACT ATACAATAAAGGGTGGTTTTACCACAAAGACTACCGTGTCTGGCTCACAAGAGCTCCTAATTCCGCATCTCTTGTGAAAACTCCACTTCATGAACGAGGGTCCTACATTTGTTTTGATCCAAGCATCTGGGATACTGTCCATAAG GACAACTTTGTTCTCCATTACGAAGCAGTGGAGAAGAGACCTGTCCTTCCTTCTGCTGGCCAAAATATTAGGCGAGAATTATAA
- the LOC136516253 gene encoding probable NOT transcription complex subunit VIP2 isoform X1, which yields MSGPLNSNITGATSNLRDSTGRPFTSSFSSQSGSLPGFHHSGSHNIHGNLNLANISGSLAPRNNSMAGIPSPGVQQPGGGISSGRFPSNNLQASMSQIPHGHSGISNRGGMNVGGNPGFSSSMNAIGGSIQGLSSNLANVGNRNSAPGLAASPVLGNLGPRITNSGNIMGGSNIARSISSGGLSMPGIASRMNLSGNSVSGAINIQGSNRMGSILQQASPQFMNLLGSSYPTPGGSLSQNQVQSGSSSLGSSGMLYDGSSGDNAPFDINDFPQLTGRPNSAGGGQGQYGSLRKHGVSVNAIVQQNQEFSIQNEDFPALPGNKGSSSDYPMDIHHKDHLHENVNIMQAQHYPMARPSGFNLGSSYPPRQHQQSANSVQNAGLETIGLRPSNSPSPSTNSGVYEQFMQKYHQPQTQNSLRLQASSGPQQYKDQSQKSVQGTQAVPDPYSLLGLLSLIRMKEPGPTALALGIDLTSLGLNLNSQDNLYKTFGSPWSNEPAIGEPDYQIPACFSAEPPPALQPLHFQKFHPLTLFYIFYSMPKDVAQLYAANELYNKGWFYHKDYRVWLTRAPNSASLVKTPLHERGSYICFDPSIWDTVHKDNFVLHYEAVEKRPVLPSAGQNIRREL from the exons ATGTCAGGACCGCTGAAT TCAAACATTACTGGGGCTACCTCGAACCTTAGAGATTCAACAGGAAGGCCATTTACATCATCCTTTTCCAGTCAATCTGGATCACTTCCGGGTTTTCATCACTCAG GCTCACACAACATTCATGGAAATCTTAATCTTGCAAATATCTCTGGATCATTAGCACCAAGAAATAATTCAATGGCGGGCATTCCGTCTCCAGGGGTTCAACAACCCGGTGGTGGTATTTCCAGTGGCCGGTTCCCTTCAAATAATCTTCAAGCTTCCATGTCTCAG ATTCCTCATGGGCATTCTGGGATCAGCAACAGAGGAGGTATGAATGTTGGGGGGAATCCTGGATTTAGTAGTAGCATGAATGCTATTGGTGGTTCAATACAAGGTTTATCCTCAAACTTGGCTAATGTGGGTAACCGCAATTCTGCTCCTGGGTTGGCAGCTTCTCCAGTCTTAGGGAATTTAGGTCCACGAATAACAAATTCTGGGAATATTATGGGTGGGAGCAATATTGCGAGAAGTATAAGCTCTGGAGGACTTTCTATGCCTGGTATTGCATCTCGCATGAATTTAAGTGGTAACTCTGTAAGTGGGGCTATCAACATTCAAGGATCCAACCGTATGGGTAGTATACTTCAACAAG CATCCCCACAGTTTATGAACTTGCTTGGAAGTTCTTACCCAACACCTGGAGGGTCACTATCTCAGAATCAAGTACAGTCAGGAAGCAGTTCTTTAGGATCTTCTGGAATGCTATATGATGGAAGCTCAGGTGACAATGCTCCATTTGACATTAATGACTTCCCTCAGTTAACTGGACGGCCTAATTCGGCTGGAGGTGGTCAAGGACAATATG GATCACTGAGAAAGCATGGAGTAAGTGTCAATGCcattgtgcaacaaaatcaggAATTCAGCATTCAGAACGAAGATTTTCCAGCTTTACCAGGAAATAAAG GTAGTTCCTCAGATTATCCTATGGATATCCATCACAAGGACCACCTTCATGAGAATGTAAATATTATGCAAGCACAACATTATCCT ATGGCTAGACCATCTGGCTTTAACTTGGGAAGCAGCTATCCTCCCCGTCAACATCAGCAGAGTGCTAATTCA GTTCAAAATGCTGGGCTGGAAACTATTGGACTAAGACCATCAAATTCTCCAAGTCCGTCAACTAATTCGGGGGTTTATGAGCAATTCATGCAGAAGTACCATCAACCACAGACTCAAAATTCACTTAGGTTGCAGGCATCTTCAGGTCCTCAACAGTACAAGGATCAGAGCCAAAAATCCGTTCAGGGAACACAGGCTGTGCCAGATCCATATAGCTTACTTGGATTGTTGAGTTTAATAAGAATGAAAGAGCCTGGACCAACAGCTCTTGCTTTGGGGATTGATTTGACATCGTTGGGGTTGAATTTGAACTCCCAAGATAATCTTTACAAGACATTTGGCTCTCCGTGGTCAAATGAGCCAGCTATAGGAGAACCTGATTATCAGATCCCTGCTTGTTTCTCTGCAGAGCCACCACCAGCACTGCAA CCATTACATTTTCAAAAGTTTCACCCCTTGACACTATTCTACATCTTTTACAG CATGCCTAAGGATGTCGCTCAGTTATATGCTGCTAATGAACT ATACAATAAAGGGTGGTTTTACCACAAAGACTACCGTGTCTGGCTCACAAGAGCTCCTAATTCCGCATCTCTTGTGAAAACTCCACTTCATGAACGAGGGTCCTACATTTGTTTTGATCCAAGCATCTGGGATACTGTCCATAAG GACAACTTTGTTCTCCATTACGAAGCAGTGGAGAAGAGACCTGTCCTTCCTTCTGCTGGCCAAAATATTAGGCGAGAATTATAA